One part of the Equus asinus isolate D_3611 breed Donkey chromosome 6, EquAss-T2T_v2, whole genome shotgun sequence genome encodes these proteins:
- the TEX261 gene encoding protein TEX261, producing MWFMYVLSWLSLFIQVAFITLAVAAGLYYLAELIEEYTVATSRIIKYMIWFSTAVLIGLYVFERFPSGMIGVGLFTNLVYFGLLQTFPFIMLTSPNFILSCGLVVVNHYLAFQFFAEEYYPFSEVLAYFTFCLWIIPFAFFVSLSAGENVLPSTMQPGDDVVSNYFTKGKRGKRLGILVVFSFIKEAILPSRQKIY from the exons ATGTGGTTCATGTACGTGCTGAGCTGGCTGTCGCTCTTCATCCAAGTGGCCTTCATCACGCTGGCCGTCG CGGCCGGACTGTATTACCTGGCAGAACTGATAGAAGAATACACAGTGGCCACCAGCAGGATCATAAAATACATGATCTGG TTCTCCACGGCGGTGCTGATTGGCCTCTATGTGTTTGAGCGCTTCCCCTCCGGCATGATTGGCGTGGGCCTCTTCACCAACCTCGTTTACTTTGGCCTCCTGCAGACCTTCCCCTTCATCATGCTGACCTCGCCGAACTTCATCCTGTCGTGCG GGCTAGTGGTGGTGAATCATTACCTAGCATTTCAGTTTTTTGCGGAGGAATATTATCCTTTCTCAGAG GTCCTGGCCTATTTCACTTTCTGTCTGTGGATAATCCCGTTTGCATTCTTTGTGTCACTGTCGGCTGGGGAGAACGTCCTGCCCTCCACCATGCAGCCAGGAG ATGACGTGGTCTCCAATTACTTCACCAAAGGCAAGCGGGGCAAACGCTTAGGGATCCTGGTTGTCTTCTCTTTCATCAAAGAGGCCATTCTACCCAGTCGTCAGAAGATATACTGA